A stretch of the Mesorhizobium sp. Pch-S genome encodes the following:
- the tmk gene encoding dTMP kinase: MANGSFITFEGGEGAGKSTQIKRLAERLRGKKYDVLVTREPGGSPGAEAIRHVLLSGAAEPFGPKMEALLFAAARSDHVEQVIRPAVERGAIVLCDRFIDSSRVYQGATGGLDPAFIDTLQRVAINGMVPNLTLILDIDPEEGLRRATARRNPGETPDRFEKETLAIHQQRRDAYLAIARAEAKRCVVIDASGDANTVEHAVTDAVFAMLEKSRPAKTSHKAPA; this comes from the coding sequence TTGGCGAACGGATCTTTCATCACTTTCGAGGGCGGCGAGGGTGCCGGCAAGTCGACGCAGATCAAGCGGCTGGCCGAGCGGCTGCGTGGCAAGAAATACGATGTCCTGGTGACCCGGGAACCGGGTGGTTCACCCGGGGCCGAGGCCATTCGACACGTTCTGCTGTCCGGTGCGGCCGAGCCCTTCGGACCGAAGATGGAGGCGCTGCTGTTCGCCGCAGCGCGCTCCGATCATGTAGAACAGGTGATCCGGCCTGCCGTGGAGCGTGGCGCGATCGTGCTTTGCGATCGCTTCATCGATTCCTCGCGCGTCTACCAAGGCGCCACCGGCGGCCTCGACCCGGCGTTCATCGATACCCTGCAGCGCGTGGCCATCAATGGCATGGTGCCGAACCTTACTTTGATCCTCGACATCGATCCGGAAGAAGGATTGCGCCGCGCAACAGCCCGGCGCAATCCCGGCGAAACGCCGGACCGCTTCGAAAAGGAGACCCTGGCCATTCATCAACAGCGCCGCGATGCCTACCTGGCCATCGCCAGGGCCGAGGCCAAGCGTTGCGTGGTCATCGACGCTTCCGGTGACGCCAACACGGTCGAACATGCGGTCACGGATGCCGTTTTCGCGATGCTGGAGAAGTCCAGGCCGGCCAAGACCAGCCACAAGGCGCCGGCATGA
- a CDS encoding D-alanyl-D-alanine carboxypeptidase family protein produces the protein MIAKSRFCSSLAGLFLLSLLALSAWPAAAQLFETKAATAYMIDAETGTVLFSKQADKPIQPASLAKLMTLEMAFNAVKSGRMTLNDTFVVSENAWRKGGAPSGTSTMFAALKSAIRLEDLMKGIAVQAANDGCIIVAEGFAGSEGNFALQMNERARQIGLPISTFVNATGLPAEGQKTTVREMTLLALRLSREYPQFYPYFALKDFTWNKITQRNRNPLLAMDAGAEGLAVGASEQDGFAIVGALNQGGKRVIAAMSGLANDRERSEEVRKLLDWGLRSFEKTEVFAKDEVVGEAAVFGGVKSGVALKAKGAIDLVLPIANRDKVTARIVYNGPLPAPVEVGQPVGTLRVWIGDTLSQETPVFAAETVEVGSLPRRAADAVKELAVGWLR, from the coding sequence ATGATTGCCAAATCCCGCTTTTGCTCTTCTCTGGCAGGCCTGTTTCTCCTTTCCCTGCTGGCGCTGTCGGCATGGCCGGCGGCCGCGCAGCTGTTCGAAACCAAGGCGGCGACCGCGTATATGATCGACGCCGAGACCGGCACGGTGCTGTTCTCCAAGCAGGCCGACAAACCGATCCAGCCGGCGTCGCTCGCCAAGCTGATGACGCTTGAAATGGCCTTCAATGCCGTGAAGAGCGGCCGCATGACGCTCAACGACACCTTCGTGGTCAGCGAAAATGCGTGGCGCAAGGGCGGTGCGCCTTCGGGCACCTCCACCATGTTTGCCGCGCTCAAGTCGGCGATCCGGCTCGAAGACCTGATGAAGGGCATCGCGGTGCAGGCCGCCAATGACGGTTGCATCATCGTCGCCGAAGGATTTGCCGGCTCGGAAGGAAATTTCGCTCTCCAGATGAACGAGCGCGCACGTCAGATCGGATTGCCGATCTCGACCTTCGTCAATGCTACCGGGCTGCCGGCGGAAGGTCAGAAGACGACGGTGCGCGAGATGACGCTGCTGGCGTTGCGCCTCTCGCGCGAGTATCCGCAATTCTATCCCTATTTCGCCCTCAAGGATTTCACCTGGAACAAGATCACCCAGCGCAACCGCAACCCGTTGCTGGCGATGGATGCCGGTGCTGAAGGACTGGCGGTCGGCGCCAGTGAACAGGATGGTTTTGCCATTGTCGGTGCCCTCAACCAGGGCGGCAAGCGGGTGATTGCTGCCATGAGTGGCCTGGCCAACGACCGCGAGCGCTCGGAGGAAGTCCGCAAGCTGCTGGATTGGGGCCTGCGCTCCTTTGAAAAGACCGAAGTCTTCGCCAAGGACGAAGTTGTTGGCGAAGCAGCGGTGTTTGGCGGCGTCAAATCCGGCGTGGCGCTGAAAGCCAAGGGAGCGATAGACCTCGTCCTGCCGATCGCCAATCGCGACAAGGTTACAGCGCGTATCGTCTACAACGGCCCGCTACCGGCGCCTGTCGAGGTCGGCCAGCCTGTCGGCACGCTGCGCGTCTGGATTGGCGACACGTTGAGTCAGGAAACCCCGGTGTTCGCCGCCGAAACGGTGGAAGTCGGTTCGCTGCCGCGCCGCGCGGCGGATGCGGTCAAGGAGCTGGCGGTCGGCTGGCTGCGCTAG
- a CDS encoding septal ring lytic transglycosylase RlpA family protein, translating into MPSPARLRRFSTYALLAVSVGVLAACASSEPKSMVSKKRSKEYFAESEYGVKASPRVAMRRGGGRDQLGKPYQVRGKWYYPKEEKRYSKTGTASWYGEAFHSRMTANGEVYDLSQLTGAHPTMPLPSYARVTNLDNGSSVIVRVNDRGPYHEGRLIDLSKRAADMLGYSKIGTARVKVDYVGRAPLEGNDDSYLMASYHPGNRIPDPSDGLPTGVMVAMNGSMPSAPVRASAAAIPFPGQLTDTTSLPEPVLAAQPMGADSVALPDFGPIAPARPDFAVSPKLPFEMASLNYAAERTERSASAFAALEGPAAALGSWKQPEDPSDDYVAAGTFDNAREAKQVAAALKAYGRVEIDQAKLDGKDWYSVNLYQDGRMSVDSMLEAAWSHGAPDAFAVRD; encoded by the coding sequence ATGCCAAGTCCGGCGCGTCTTCGTCGTTTTTCCACCTATGCGCTGCTGGCCGTCTCGGTCGGCGTTCTTGCCGCCTGTGCTTCGTCCGAACCGAAGAGCATGGTGAGCAAGAAACGCTCGAAGGAATATTTCGCCGAATCCGAATATGGCGTGAAGGCCAGCCCGCGTGTCGCCATGCGGCGCGGCGGAGGGCGCGACCAGCTCGGCAAGCCCTATCAGGTGCGCGGCAAGTGGTACTACCCGAAGGAAGAAAAGCGCTACTCCAAGACAGGTACCGCCTCCTGGTACGGTGAGGCCTTTCACAGCCGCATGACCGCCAACGGCGAGGTCTATGACCTGTCGCAGCTGACCGGCGCGCATCCGACCATGCCTCTGCCGAGCTATGCCCGCGTCACCAATCTCGACAACGGCAGCTCGGTCATCGTGCGCGTCAACGACCGGGGCCCGTATCACGAAGGCCGCCTGATCGACCTGTCCAAGCGCGCCGCCGATATGCTCGGCTATTCGAAGATCGGCACTGCCCGGGTCAAGGTCGACTATGTCGGCCGCGCGCCACTCGAAGGCAATGACGATTCCTACCTCATGGCCTCCTATCATCCCGGCAACAGGATACCTGATCCGTCCGATGGCCTGCCGACCGGCGTGATGGTTGCAATGAACGGCTCCATGCCCAGCGCGCCAGTGCGTGCAAGCGCTGCTGCCATTCCATTCCCCGGCCAGTTGACGGATACGACGTCGCTGCCCGAACCTGTTCTGGCTGCGCAGCCGATGGGGGCCGACAGCGTCGCGCTGCCGGATTTCGGCCCGATCGCGCCAGCACGGCCGGACTTCGCGGTGAGCCCGAAACTGCCCTTCGAGATGGCGAGCTTGAACTACGCCGCGGAGCGCACGGAGCGTTCCGCAAGTGCCTTTGCTGCGCTGGAAGGGCCTGCGGCGGCACTCGGCAGCTGGAAGCAGCCCGAGGATCCCTCCGACGACTATGTGGCCGCGGGCACATTCGACAACGCCAGGGAAGCAAAGCAGGTCGCAGCCGCATTGAAGGCCTATGGCCGCGTCGAGATCGATCAGGCCAAGCTCGACGGCAAGGACTGGTATTCGGTCAACCTCTACCAGGACGGCCGCATGAGCGTGGACAGCATGCTGGAAGCGGCCTGGAGCCACGGAGCGCCCGACGCTTTCGCCGTTCGTGACTGA
- a CDS encoding PhzF family phenazine biosynthesis protein, with protein MSLPFAIIDVFAASPLAGNPLAVVQGGDELPDDTLAAIAGEFNLVETTFVLQATLPGATRRLRSFTAAGHEVFGAGGHNSLGAWLWLAQSGRLELKERRTDFTQEIGGQLFPLSIDATPGQPIRVTMAQSPARWGSQVEDLAGLAASLGLAPDTVNGDGPPIQVVDTGAGHLMVALRDREAVDAARPDVDALGAILRQSGAEGCYVFSLDPPSVETLAYARFFNPTMGIGEDPATGTAAGPLAAHLVHHGFASPERVVIEQGTKLGRPSLIEVEIDGLAVRISASGVIAAEGKLWL; from the coding sequence ATGTCATTGCCATTCGCCATCATCGATGTCTTCGCCGCCAGCCCACTTGCAGGCAACCCGCTGGCCGTCGTCCAAGGCGGCGACGAGCTGCCCGACGACACGCTGGCCGCCATCGCCGGTGAGTTCAACCTGGTCGAGACGACTTTCGTCCTGCAAGCGACGCTTCCCGGCGCAACCCGGCGGCTGCGCTCTTTCACGGCTGCGGGGCACGAGGTGTTCGGGGCAGGGGGACACAACTCCCTCGGCGCATGGCTCTGGCTTGCGCAATCGGGACGGCTGGAGTTGAAGGAAAGGCGAACAGACTTCACACAGGAGATCGGCGGGCAACTTTTTCCTTTATCGATCGACGCGACGCCCGGCCAACCGATCCGCGTGACGATGGCACAATCCCCCGCCCGATGGGGAAGCCAGGTGGAAGATCTGGCCGGCCTGGCTGCTTCACTTGGCCTTGCGCCAGACACCGTCAATGGCGACGGCCCGCCGATACAGGTGGTCGATACCGGCGCGGGCCATCTGATGGTCGCGCTCAGGGATCGCGAAGCCGTCGATGCCGCAAGGCCCGATGTTGACGCGCTCGGCGCGATCCTGAGGCAGTCCGGAGCCGAAGGCTGCTATGTTTTCAGCCTTGATCCCCCATCCGTAGAGACGCTCGCCTATGCTCGTTTCTTCAATCCCACAATGGGTATCGGCGAGGATCCGGCGACTGGTACGGCAGCAGGCCCCCTGGCTGCCCATCTCGTCCACCACGGTTTTGCTTCGCCTGAACGCGTCGTTATCGAGCAGGGCACGAAACTCGGCCGTCCGAGCCTTATCGAAGTTGAAATCGACGGCCTTGCGGTACGCATCAGTGCCAGCGGCGTGATTGCTGCGGAAGGGAAACTGTGGCTCTGA
- a CDS encoding epoxide hydrolase family protein: MSQANHVATSDPTAIQPFRIAIPDTQIADLKARLGKIRWPYATTNDHSRGQPVGFVMELVDRWMNDFRWREHEARLNSYPQFITGIDGQPIHFLHIRSQHPDAFPLILSHGWPGSVMEFLDLIEPLTNPTSGGQAFDLVIPSLPGFGFSSPLREGGWDSARIARAWDTLMKRLGYDRYGAHGGDIGSGIGRELGILQPHGLVGTHVLQIFAFPAGADGEMDRLSPFEMEGMAILANFEKYNGYHQIQAKRPGTLAYGLVDSPVAQMAWNTELWFGFEGNNIDNVDRDRFLAQASLYWFTGTGGSAANVYYEDQQTGAGYREVMNPTPTGVAVFPNDFRSVRSFAERANNIVHWTEMPRGGHFAASDAPDLLAQDIRAFFSKLNA, encoded by the coding sequence ATGTCCCAGGCCAACCATGTCGCCACGTCTGACCCGACCGCCATACAGCCGTTCCGGATCGCCATTCCCGATACGCAGATTGCCGACCTGAAGGCGCGGCTTGGCAAGATACGCTGGCCATATGCCACGACCAACGATCATTCGCGTGGGCAACCGGTCGGCTTTGTCATGGAACTCGTCGACCGGTGGATGAACGACTTCCGCTGGCGCGAGCATGAAGCCCGGTTGAACAGCTATCCGCAATTCATCACAGGAATCGACGGCCAGCCGATCCATTTCCTGCACATCAGGTCGCAGCATCCCGATGCATTTCCGCTGATCCTGAGCCACGGCTGGCCGGGCAGTGTGATGGAGTTCCTCGACCTGATCGAGCCGCTGACCAACCCGACCAGTGGCGGACAGGCCTTCGATCTGGTGATCCCCTCGCTGCCCGGATTCGGCTTCTCCAGTCCGCTGCGTGAAGGCGGCTGGGATTCGGCCCGGATCGCCAGAGCATGGGACACGCTCATGAAACGACTGGGCTATGACCGTTATGGTGCCCATGGCGGCGATATTGGCTCCGGCATCGGGCGCGAACTGGGTATCCTACAACCGCACGGTCTCGTCGGCACGCATGTGCTGCAGATCTTCGCCTTTCCCGCCGGTGCGGATGGCGAAATGGACAGGCTCTCGCCTTTCGAGATGGAGGGCATGGCGATCCTCGCCAATTTCGAGAAGTACAACGGCTATCATCAGATACAGGCGAAGCGTCCCGGTACGCTTGCCTATGGGCTCGTCGATTCGCCTGTCGCCCAGATGGCCTGGAACACAGAACTCTGGTTCGGCTTCGAAGGAAACAACATCGACAATGTCGATCGTGATCGTTTCCTGGCGCAGGCATCGCTCTACTGGTTCACGGGAACAGGTGGATCTGCGGCGAACGTCTACTACGAAGACCAGCAGACGGGTGCCGGCTACCGCGAAGTGATGAACCCGACACCGACCGGCGTCGCAGTTTTCCCAAATGATTTCCGCTCCGTGCGCAGCTTTGCCGAACGTGCCAACAACATCGTGCATTGGACCGAGATGCCGCGCGGCGGTCATTTTGCCGCGTCCGATGCACCGGATCTGCTGGCGCAGGATATCCGCGCATTCTTCTCGAAACTGAACGCTTGA
- a CDS encoding LysR substrate-binding domain-containing protein, with translation MVALNRIPLNGLRAIEVAGRLGSLAKAAEEMGISVGAVSQHVIRTEKLLGRPVFERTARGLTPTPFGARMLASLEPAFRSIAQALDQAGATDRTVLAVTTTPVFATRWLVPRLSAFQRKRPEIQVRIETGLTLTDLDRSDLDVALRMGRGTWPGTRAELLLRQRIFPVCAPALAANLRTPADLKSAPVIRYPAMENWTDWLAPHDMAEADLPQGLSFSDASLSLEAATAGLGVMIAWQAIAADALADGRLVKPFGWEVETGIDLWFVASAAHANDAKIVAFKRWLKSELAGQE, from the coding sequence ATGGTTGCTCTGAATCGCATTCCCCTGAACGGCCTGCGTGCCATCGAAGTGGCGGGCCGCCTCGGCTCGCTGGCAAAGGCGGCCGAGGAGATGGGCATCAGCGTTGGCGCGGTCAGCCAGCATGTCATCCGAACCGAGAAGCTGCTTGGGCGTCCGGTTTTCGAGCGCACAGCGCGTGGCCTGACACCGACGCCGTTCGGCGCACGGATGCTGGCCTCGCTGGAGCCGGCGTTCCGTTCTATCGCGCAGGCGCTGGATCAGGCCGGCGCGACCGATCGTACGGTGCTGGCTGTCACCACCACGCCTGTCTTCGCCACCCGATGGCTGGTGCCGCGGCTCAGCGCATTTCAGCGGAAGCGACCCGAAATCCAGGTGCGTATCGAAACCGGGCTCACATTGACCGACCTCGATCGGTCCGATCTCGATGTCGCACTGCGCATGGGCCGGGGCACGTGGCCGGGCACCCGTGCGGAATTGCTTTTGCGGCAGCGCATCTTTCCGGTCTGCGCCCCGGCGCTCGCCGCAAATCTGAGGACGCCGGCCGATCTGAAATCGGCCCCGGTGATCCGCTATCCTGCCATGGAGAACTGGACGGACTGGCTGGCCCCGCATGACATGGCCGAGGCCGATCTGCCGCAAGGGTTGAGTTTCTCCGACGCATCCCTGTCGCTCGAGGCGGCAACGGCCGGGCTCGGCGTGATGATCGCCTGGCAGGCGATCGCTGCCGACGCACTTGCGGATGGCAGGCTGGTCAAGCCGTTCGGGTGGGAGGTCGAGACCGGAATCGACCTCTGGTTCGTCGCGTCCGCGGCCCATGCCAACGATGCCAAGATCGTTGCCTTCAAGCGATGGCTGAAAAGCGAATTGGCGGGGCAGGAATGA
- a CDS encoding amino acid transporter, whose product MKPIPEDAWEPWSPQDLASRLGHDDPSWYVVGGWALDLWHGRLTREHEDLEFAVLPDQVGRCRDLLSDLEFFAARDGNLTHHPAKTALATDLWQLWGADMTAGFWRVDMMIERGTPDFWIYKREPAIRVPRTAAIRRNSTGIAYLAPAIVLLFKAKHRREKDDLDFRTALPRLDAGERADLTGWLEAMHPGHGWIASLREDRTAGV is encoded by the coding sequence ATGAAACCTATTCCAGAAGATGCCTGGGAACCATGGTCGCCACAGGATCTGGCTTCTCGGCTTGGGCACGATGATCCCAGTTGGTATGTGGTTGGCGGCTGGGCCCTGGACCTGTGGCATGGGCGTCTTACCCGCGAACACGAGGATCTGGAGTTTGCTGTTCTGCCGGACCAGGTCGGACGTTGTCGCGATCTCCTGTCGGATCTGGAATTCTTTGCCGCCCGTGACGGTAACCTGACGCATCATCCTGCCAAGACAGCACTTGCCACTGATCTCTGGCAGCTTTGGGGAGCCGACATGACCGCGGGTTTCTGGCGCGTGGACATGATGATCGAGCGGGGAACGCCTGATTTCTGGATCTACAAACGGGAACCCGCGATCCGGGTGCCGAGGACTGCGGCGATCCGCAGGAACTCCACCGGAATTGCCTATCTGGCGCCGGCCATCGTGCTGCTGTTCAAGGCGAAGCACCGTCGGGAAAAGGATGATCTCGATTTTCGTACCGCGCTGCCCCGCCTCGATGCTGGGGAGAGAGCTGACCTGACCGGCTGGCTTGAGGCAATGCATCCCGGCCATGGATGGATCGCTTCTCTGCGTGAGGATCGCACCGCTGGCGTCTAG
- a CDS encoding tyrosine-type recombinase/integrase, whose product MKGHVRERSPGHWAIVLDVGERDPKTGKKKRKWHSFKGTKRQADSECARLIAELEAGNYVAPSKQTVAQFLDEWLAFVGPSVAPKTLERYTEICRKTIAPQIGDVILSKLKTDRIDTALTTMLTAGRRDGEGGLSPRTVHHARRVLIKALGQAVTWERLSKNPANATTPPKVERKKMLAYDAAQTAELLEAIRPTRMFIPTVLAVMCGLRRGEILALRWRNVSDNLKALSIVESAEQTKDGVRYKEPKSGRARTVALSSTVLAELRAHRVRQAEEQLRLGVRPDGDSFVVAQYDGQPIQPRSLTHEWVRIVGKTSLPRIRFHDLRHTHASQMLAAGVHPKVASERLGHSTIGITLDLYSHVMPGMQADAAEQVDAALQAAISASRKAK is encoded by the coding sequence ATGAAAGGTCACGTCCGCGAGCGGAGCCCCGGCCATTGGGCCATCGTGCTTGATGTCGGAGAACGCGATCCGAAAACCGGCAAGAAGAAACGCAAATGGCACAGCTTCAAAGGCACGAAGCGGCAGGCTGACAGCGAATGCGCGCGGTTGATTGCCGAGCTTGAAGCCGGCAACTATGTGGCACCATCCAAGCAGACCGTGGCGCAGTTCCTAGACGAATGGCTGGCCTTCGTTGGTCCGTCCGTCGCTCCAAAGACGCTTGAGCGCTACACCGAGATTTGCCGGAAGACCATCGCGCCGCAGATCGGGGACGTGATCCTCTCGAAGCTTAAGACTGATCGGATCGACACCGCGCTTACTACGATGCTCACAGCTGGCCGCAGGGACGGGGAGGGCGGTCTTTCACCCCGGACCGTCCACCATGCCCGTCGAGTGCTTATCAAAGCCCTGGGACAGGCTGTGACCTGGGAACGGCTCAGCAAGAACCCAGCGAATGCAACCACGCCGCCGAAGGTCGAGCGCAAGAAGATGCTCGCCTATGACGCCGCACAGACTGCCGAGCTACTGGAGGCAATTCGGCCGACGCGCATGTTTATCCCCACTGTGCTTGCCGTCATGTGCGGCTTGCGTCGAGGGGAGATCCTGGCGCTTCGCTGGCGTAATGTCAGCGACAACTTGAAGGCACTTTCAATTGTGGAGAGCGCTGAACAGACAAAGGACGGCGTTAGGTACAAAGAACCGAAATCAGGCCGTGCACGCACCGTAGCGCTATCGTCAACCGTGCTGGCGGAATTGCGCGCCCATCGCGTCAGACAAGCAGAGGAGCAGCTACGGCTAGGTGTTCGTCCAGATGGGGACAGTTTCGTCGTCGCGCAGTATGACGGGCAGCCGATCCAGCCGCGTTCCTTGACGCATGAGTGGGTGCGCATCGTGGGCAAGACCTCGCTGCCGCGTATCCGTTTCCACGATCTTCGACACACCCACGCATCGCAGATGCTTGCTGCCGGCGTTCATCCGAAAGTGGCCAGTGAACGTCTGGGGCATTCCACGATCGGCATCACGCTCGATCTTTATTCGCATGTCATGCCAGGAATGCAAGCAGATGCTGCCGAGCAAGTTGACGCCGCGTTGCAGGCCGCTATAAGCGCAAGTCGAAAAGCTAAATAG
- a CDS encoding HNH endonuclease, which yields MSTKLKTLGQRVGTVSSRFASQAHDGKERDRQRQQTSEWRAWYKTARWQKLRRKVLKRDFYTCQRTGVLLIGKHPAPNSPVVDHKKAHRGNPELFWDEKNLHAVSKAYHDSTKQAEEAKDIKGVWY from the coding sequence GTGAGCACGAAGCTCAAGACCCTTGGCCAGCGTGTCGGCACGGTAAGCTCACGCTTCGCCAGCCAGGCACACGACGGCAAGGAACGCGACAGGCAGCGCCAGCAGACCAGCGAATGGCGCGCCTGGTACAAGACGGCCAGATGGCAGAAGCTTCGCCGCAAGGTGCTCAAGCGCGACTTCTACACCTGCCAGCGCACTGGAGTGCTGCTCATCGGCAAGCACCCGGCGCCCAACAGCCCAGTGGTCGACCACAAGAAGGCGCACCGCGGCAACCCGGAATTGTTCTGGGATGAGAAGAACCTACACGCGGTGAGCAAGGCCTACCACGACAGCACAAAGCAGGCCGAGGAAGCCAAGGACATCAAGGGAGTTTGGTACTGA
- a CDS encoding terminase large subunit has translation MKEWSTACPDWRERIVEGRSLIPFDPLYPDQAEEAVNIFKSLRVVDVAGSPTFGECCEEWVFDFVRAIFGAYDADTGQRQIEEFFLLISKKNSKSTIAAGIMLTALILNWRLSAELMILAPTIEVAKNSFEPARDMVYADPELLELLNVQEHIKTIEHRVTKAKLKIVASDSETVSGKKAAFILVDELWIFGERDGAGAMLQEATGGLASRPEGFTIYLSTQSDKPPAGVFKEKLEYARDVRDGEIKDPRFLPVLYEFPPEMIEAEEHKDPANFYMTNPNMGRSVRQDYLERKLRQILKGEGEEGEDIQTFLAKHLNVEIGLRNRRDRWGGTDFWSDAAEEGLTLETLLERCDVVTIGIDGGGLDDLLGFAVIGREKLTRHYLVWCRVWAHPIVLKRRKDIAEQLRDFEKDGDLVFCKTSTQDLDEVVAICCKVRDAGLLPEKAGIGVDKLGLPALLDSLIAAGFKTDEEGGTVTGIGQGGFLNDVLVGVARKLSDGSLKHAGQAVLQWAVSNAKEVLKGSARAVTKQTSGTAKIDPFIALLNAAKLMSRNPEAYRKKKATVRIIG, from the coding sequence GTGAAGGAGTGGAGCACCGCTTGCCCTGACTGGCGCGAGCGTATCGTCGAAGGCAGATCGCTGATCCCCTTCGATCCGCTGTACCCGGATCAGGCCGAGGAAGCGGTCAACATCTTCAAGTCGCTGCGTGTCGTTGACGTGGCCGGCAGCCCCACTTTCGGCGAATGTTGCGAGGAGTGGGTTTTCGACTTCGTTCGCGCGATCTTCGGCGCATACGACGCAGATACGGGCCAGCGCCAGATCGAAGAATTCTTCTTGTTGATCAGCAAGAAGAATTCGAAGTCGACAATTGCCGCCGGCATCATGCTCACGGCGCTGATCCTCAACTGGCGGCTGTCTGCCGAGCTGATGATCCTGGCACCGACGATCGAGGTCGCGAAGAACTCGTTCGAGCCAGCGCGCGACATGGTCTATGCCGACCCGGAACTGCTCGAACTCCTGAATGTGCAGGAGCACATCAAGACGATCGAGCATCGCGTTACGAAGGCAAAACTCAAGATCGTCGCCTCAGACAGCGAAACGGTCAGCGGCAAGAAGGCTGCGTTTATCCTCGTCGACGAGCTCTGGATATTCGGCGAGCGTGACGGCGCGGGAGCGATGCTGCAGGAGGCCACCGGCGGCCTTGCGTCGAGGCCTGAGGGCTTCACCATCTACCTGTCGACACAGAGCGACAAACCGCCGGCCGGAGTGTTCAAGGAGAAACTGGAATACGCCCGCGATGTCCGCGACGGCGAAATAAAAGATCCGCGCTTCCTGCCGGTGCTGTACGAGTTTCCGCCCGAGATGATCGAGGCCGAGGAACACAAGGACCCGGCCAACTTCTACATGACCAACCCGAACATGGGGCGGTCGGTCAGGCAAGACTATCTGGAGCGGAAGCTGCGTCAGATCCTGAAAGGTGAAGGCGAGGAAGGCGAAGACATCCAGACGTTCCTCGCTAAGCACCTCAATGTCGAGATCGGGCTTCGAAACCGTCGCGATAGATGGGGCGGCACCGACTTCTGGTCTGATGCTGCTGAAGAAGGACTTACGCTCGAAACGCTGCTGGAACGCTGCGATGTCGTCACGATAGGCATCGACGGCGGCGGCCTGGATGACTTGCTCGGGTTTGCGGTGATAGGCCGTGAGAAGCTCACGCGTCATTATTTGGTGTGGTGTCGGGTTTGGGCGCATCCGATTGTGCTGAAGCGTCGGAAGGACATCGCCGAGCAGCTGCGCGACTTCGAAAAGGACGGTGACCTCGTGTTCTGCAAGACATCGACGCAGGACCTTGATGAGGTTGTCGCGATTTGCTGCAAAGTGCGCGACGCTGGCCTCCTCCCCGAAAAAGCGGGCATCGGCGTCGACAAACTGGGCCTTCCAGCCCTCTTGGATTCCTTGATCGCTGCAGGCTTCAAAACGGATGAGGAAGGCGGAACGGTCACCGGCATCGGTCAGGGTGGCTTCCTCAATGACGTGCTCGTGGGAGTGGCCCGCAAGCTCTCCGACGGCTCTCTGAAGCACGCCGGGCAAGCCGTTTTGCAATGGGCGGTTAGCAACGCAAAGGAAGTGCTGAAAGGATCTGCCCGCGCGGTGACCAAGCAGACCTCGGGAACTGCCAAAATCGACCCTTTCATTGCCTTGCTGAACGCGGCGAAGCTTATGAGCCGCAACCCGGAGGCCTACCGGAAGAAAAAGGCGACAGTCCGCATCATCGGCTGA